Proteins encoded by one window of Flavobacterium sp. N502540:
- a CDS encoding alpha/beta fold hydrolase codes for MKTKSILLIALMLLISKSVFSQTAFKVDVKGKGAPVLLFPGFGCTGEVWNETVAELSKNYECHIFTFAGFGNVPPIEGPWLSTIKNQVVSYVKTKKLKKATLMGHSLGGTLSLWLAAEETNLFKKVILVDALPASAALMIPNYKGEVIPYDNPQSKMMLGMDQKAFNAMNSQATSYMCLNKEKQKTINEWMSVADRKTYVYGYIDMLNLDLRKEIAKIKIPVVILAATNPDLATVQNTYKAQYENLPSVKIYYAANSAHFVMYDQPEWFMEKVKSEIR; via the coding sequence ATGAAAACTAAATCAATTTTACTGATCGCATTGATGCTTCTTATTTCAAAATCTGTTTTTTCGCAAACCGCTTTTAAGGTCGACGTAAAAGGAAAAGGAGCACCTGTTTTATTATTTCCGGGTTTTGGCTGTACTGGAGAAGTGTGGAACGAAACCGTAGCTGAACTTTCTAAAAATTACGAATGCCACATTTTTACTTTTGCAGGGTTTGGAAATGTTCCTCCAATTGAAGGCCCTTGGTTGTCTACAATAAAAAATCAGGTTGTCTCTTATGTAAAGACCAAAAAACTAAAGAAAGCCACATTAATGGGGCACAGTTTAGGAGGAACTCTAAGTTTGTGGCTGGCAGCCGAAGAAACCAATTTGTTCAAAAAAGTAATCCTTGTGGACGCTTTACCTGCAAGTGCAGCTTTAATGATTCCGAACTACAAAGGAGAAGTCATTCCTTATGACAATCCGCAAAGCAAAATGATGCTGGGAATGGACCAAAAGGCTTTCAATGCGATGAATTCTCAGGCAACATCTTATATGTGTCTCAACAAAGAAAAGCAAAAAACAATCAACGAATGGATGAGTGTGGCCGACAGGAAAACCTATGTATACGGTTATATCGATATGCTTAATTTAGATTTGCGCAAAGAAATTGCCAAAATTAAAATCCCGGTAGTAATTTTAGCGGCCACAAATCCCGATCTTGCTACCGTACAAAATACTTATAAAGCGCAATATGAAAATCTGCCATCCGTTAAAATTTATTATGCAGCAAATTCAGCACATTTTGTAATGTACGATCAACCGGAGTGGTTCATGGAAAAAGTAAAATCAGAAATACGTTAA
- a CDS encoding RNA polymerase sigma factor, producing the protein MNKKEQFNEIYNKHYNKVFRLCKGYFCGDIALASDAVQEVFIKVWEHLDTFRNESSISTWIYRITVNTCLLYLRKSSVRKEVRTDILPKVASETYSDEKEEQLQQMYQCIQKLEETNKMIILMILDGIEYPEISEVIGITEEALRVRIHRIKKSLMQCVQNENI; encoded by the coding sequence GTGAATAAAAAAGAACAATTTAACGAGATCTATAACAAACATTATAATAAAGTGTTTCGTTTGTGCAAAGGTTATTTTTGTGGAGATATTGCATTGGCTTCTGATGCAGTTCAGGAAGTTTTCATCAAGGTTTGGGAGCATTTAGATACCTTTCGGAATGAATCGAGCATCAGCACGTGGATTTACAGGATCACCGTTAATACCTGTCTTCTTTATTTACGAAAATCATCTGTGAGAAAAGAAGTCAGAACTGATATACTGCCTAAGGTTGCTTCGGAAACTTATTCGGATGAAAAAGAAGAACAGCTTCAGCAAATGTATCAGTGCATACAAAAGCTCGAAGAAACCAATAAAATGATCATTCTGATGATCTTAGATGGTATCGAATATCCGGAAATATCAGAAGTAATCGGAATCACTGAAGAAGCACTTCGGGTTAGAATTCATCGAATTAAAAAAAGTTTAATGCAATGTGTACAAAATGAAAACATTTGA